From the genome of Methanobacteriales archaeon HGW-Methanobacteriales-1, one region includes:
- a CDS encoding nitric oxide synthase: MKALVVYGTRYGTATEIAEEITRTLKEEGVETDLLDSRGLKEWDVTPYDLVIVGSGIKIGKWTKGARKFLDKNKSALADRTVALFVSCGAANKEESRAEGQEKYLDDVAKKHLINKPVATGLFGSTFDPDSKQGLLYKQVMKSIKKDLEKQGIDVSKPIDYRDWDEIRAWTRSLINQ, encoded by the coding sequence ATGAAAGCACTAGTAGTTTATGGAACAAGATATGGTACGGCCACAGAAATTGCTGAAGAAATAACCCGCACCTTAAAAGAAGAGGGTGTTGAAACAGATTTATTAGACTCACGGGGACTGAAAGAATGGGATGTCACTCCTTATGACTTGGTAATTGTAGGAAGTGGAATAAAGATTGGTAAGTGGACGAAGGGCGCTAGGAAGTTTCTGGACAAAAATAAATCTGCTTTAGCTGATAGGACTGTGGCGCTTTTTGTTTCATGTGGTGCGGCTAACAAGGAAGAATCTCGTGCAGAAGGACAGGAAAAATATCTGGATGATGTGGCCAAAAAACATCTAATTAATAAGCCGGTGGCCACAGGACTATTTGGAAGCACTTTTGATCCTGATTCCAAGCAAGGTTTATTATACAAACAGGTAATGAAGTCCATTAAAAAAGATCTGGAAAAACAAGGTATTGATGTGAGCAAACCTATTGATTACCGTGACTGGGATGAAATAAGGGCCTGGACTCGGTCTCTGATTAATCAATAA